One region of Polaribacter pectinis genomic DNA includes:
- a CDS encoding tyrosine-type recombinase/integrase yields the protein MSLSFLLLRTVNATVNVFTMKMNYSEPKIYTGGVDISTWSKLTLQEKKKAMSKDWFVYFSFRNPETGKLVKQNFIKAGANKLKTKKDRYAFLKTMQQSLLELLQYGFNPYEDNSALEEAIFSDATQKSKNKATEKQQESNSKAIEQQQPTIKETNATSILSAFEFTLDLKANMMNKNSFVQYKSRIGLFEKWLKEKTYFDNPITFITKKIIIEYLNDVLKRTSARNRNNSRTDIASMFQLLEDNEIVKENFVRKIAVLKTVPKRNKTYTPKQEKDIYEYMKSEDPHLLLFVKFISYSILRPIEICRLKIADIDVIDKKIYVKAKNKPVQIKRLPTILLDSLPDLSLKDPKAFLFGRFEIGEDWDAEETNKRNEFSKRFKKIKEHFKLGTEFGMYSFKHTFITKMYNSYRNQGKSQHEARSMLMPITGHSTMVALEKYLRDIDAELPDDYSVLLRK from the coding sequence ATGTCTTTAAGTTTCTTACTTTTACGTACCGTAAACGCTACCGTAAACGTTTTTACCATGAAAATGAATTATTCAGAACCAAAAATCTACACAGGAGGAGTAGATATTTCCACTTGGTCAAAACTCACTTTACAAGAGAAAAAGAAAGCAATGTCTAAAGATTGGTTTGTTTATTTTTCATTTCGAAATCCAGAAACTGGAAAATTGGTAAAGCAAAATTTTATAAAAGCTGGCGCAAACAAATTAAAAACCAAGAAGGATCGTTATGCTTTTTTAAAGACGATGCAACAATCTTTGTTAGAATTGTTGCAATATGGTTTTAATCCCTATGAAGATAACAGTGCTTTGGAAGAAGCTATTTTTTCAGATGCCACACAGAAGAGCAAAAACAAAGCAACAGAAAAACAACAAGAAAGCAACAGTAAGGCAATAGAACAGCAACAGCCAACTATTAAAGAGACAAATGCTACGTCTATTTTAAGTGCTTTTGAATTCACTTTAGATTTAAAAGCAAATATGATGAACAAAAATTCTTTTGTTCAGTATAAGAGCAGGATAGGTCTTTTTGAGAAATGGTTAAAAGAGAAAACTTATTTCGATAATCCCATCACCTTTATAACAAAGAAAATAATTATTGAGTATCTAAATGATGTTTTAAAAAGAACGAGTGCAAGAAATCGCAATAATTCTAGAACAGATATTGCATCTATGTTTCAGCTTTTGGAAGATAATGAAATCGTAAAAGAAAATTTCGTACGTAAAATTGCTGTTTTGAAAACAGTACCAAAAAGAAATAAAACATACACCCCAAAACAAGAGAAAGATATTTACGAATATATGAAAAGTGAAGATCCACATTTATTACTATTTGTAAAATTTATTTCCTATAGCATATTAAGACCTATTGAGATATGTAGGTTAAAAATTGCTGACATTGATGTTATAGACAAGAAAATATACGTTAAAGCAAAGAACAAACCTGTACAAATTAAAAGACTGCCAACTATTTTATTGGATAGCCTACCAGATTTATCATTAAAAGACCCAAAAGCCTTCCTTTTTGGTAGATTTGAAATAGGAGAAGATTGGGATGCAGAAGAAACTAATAAAAGAAACGAATTTTCTAAACGCTTTAAAAAAATTAAAGAACACTTCAAGTTAGGTACGGAATTTGGAATGTATAGCTTTAAACATACTTTTATTACGAAGATGTATAACAGTTATAGGAATCAAGGTAAATCTCAACATGAAGCAAGGAGTATGTTGATGCCAATTACAGGACATTCAACAATGGTTGCATTAGAGAAGTATTTAAGAGATATAGATGCCGAGTTACCAGATGATTATTCAGTATTATTAAGAAAATAA
- the der gene encoding ribosome biogenesis GTPase Der, with amino-acid sequence MNSIVAIVGRPNVGKSTLFNRLVQRREAIVDSVSGVTRDRHYGKSDWNGKEFSVIDTGGYIIGSDDIFEEEIRKQVNLAIEEADLIVFVVNVEDGITPMDAEVAKLLRKVKKPIFTVVNKVDNAMREPDAVEFYNLGLGDYYTIASINGSGTGDLLDALAEKMPEPEEIDLEKEELPRFAVVGRPNAGKSSFINALIGQDRNIVTNIAGTTRDSIDTKYNRFGFDFNLVDTAGIRKKSKVKEDLEFYSVMRAVRTIEYSDVIILVVDATRGFEGQDQNIFWLAEKNRKGVVILINKWDLIEKETNTMRDFEAMVRKQIEPYTDVPIVFISALTKQRLFKAIETAVEVFEKRKKKIPTSKLNDAMLEIVKSYPPPATKGKYVKIKYCMQLPTQTPQFAFFCNLPQYVRDPYKRFIENKLREMYDFSGVPITIYFRQK; translated from the coding sequence ATGAATAGCATTGTTGCCATTGTAGGAAGACCAAATGTAGGGAAGTCAACACTTTTTAACAGATTAGTACAACGTAGAGAAGCAATTGTAGATTCTGTAAGCGGAGTTACAAGAGATAGACATTATGGAAAATCTGACTGGAACGGAAAAGAATTTTCTGTGATAGATACAGGTGGTTATATTATTGGTTCTGATGATATTTTTGAAGAAGAAATCAGAAAACAAGTAAATCTTGCTATCGAGGAAGCAGATTTAATTGTTTTTGTGGTAAATGTAGAAGATGGTATTACACCTATGGATGCAGAAGTTGCAAAGCTTTTACGCAAGGTTAAAAAACCAATTTTTACCGTTGTTAACAAGGTAGATAACGCAATGCGTGAGCCAGATGCAGTAGAGTTTTACAATTTAGGATTGGGAGATTATTATACAATTGCATCTATTAATGGTAGTGGAACTGGAGATTTATTAGATGCTTTGGCAGAAAAAATGCCAGAACCAGAAGAAATAGATTTAGAGAAAGAAGAATTACCAAGATTTGCTGTTGTTGGTAGACCAAATGCAGGAAAATCTTCATTTATAAATGCTCTTATTGGACAAGATAGAAATATAGTTACCAATATTGCAGGAACTACAAGAGACTCTATAGACACAAAATACAATCGTTTCGGGTTCGATTTTAATTTAGTAGATACAGCTGGAATTAGAAAAAAATCGAAAGTAAAAGAAGATTTAGAATTCTACTCTGTAATGCGTGCAGTTCGTACCATAGAATATTCAGATGTTATTATTTTAGTGGTAGATGCAACCCGTGGTTTTGAAGGTCAAGATCAAAATATATTTTGGTTGGCAGAAAAAAACAGAAAAGGTGTTGTTATTTTAATTAATAAATGGGATTTAATTGAAAAAGAAACTAACACAATGCGCGATTTTGAAGCAATGGTTAGAAAACAAATTGAACCTTATACAGACGTACCAATTGTCTTTATTTCTGCTTTAACAAAACAACGTTTATTTAAAGCTATAGAAACTGCTGTAGAAGTTTTTGAAAAAAGAAAAAAGAAAATACCTACAAGTAAATTAAATGATGCTATGTTGGAAATAGTTAAAAGCTATCCACCACCAGCAACTAAAGGAAAATATGTAAAAATTAAGTATTGTATGCAATTACCAACGCAAACACCACAATTTGCATTTTTCTGTAATTTGCCACAATATGTTAGAGATCCGTACAAACGTTTTATTGAAAATAAACTAAGAGAAATGTACGATTTTTCTGGTGTACCAATTACTATTTATTTTAGACAGAAATAA
- a CDS encoding nucleotidyltransferase family protein — MKNIAVLVLAAGKSSRMKAIKQLVKINGKTLLDITLEKAKSVFPNDVFCVLGGNSDKIKNEITTKNITFINNAGFKRGLSSSIVTGIEFLKKNNFNYNVIFILLADQPCIEIEYLKSMVRLYKESPSKIVASNYKTKYGVPAIFPEKFFSELLLIEEDKGAKELMNNKNNDVICSEFKTNLIDIDTEEDLILFKKSISK; from the coding sequence ATGAAAAATATTGCTGTTTTAGTTTTAGCCGCGGGAAAATCTTCCCGAATGAAAGCAATAAAACAATTGGTAAAAATAAATGGTAAAACACTATTAGACATTACTTTAGAAAAAGCAAAAAGTGTTTTTCCTAACGATGTATTTTGTGTTTTGGGTGGAAATTCTGATAAGATAAAAAATGAAATCACCACAAAAAACATCACTTTTATAAACAATGCAGGATTTAAAAGAGGTTTAAGTTCAAGTATTGTTACTGGAATTGAGTTTCTAAAAAAAAATAATTTCAACTATAATGTAATTTTTATTTTATTAGCAGACCAACCTTGCATAGAAATTGAATATTTAAAATCTATGGTTCGTTTATATAAAGAAAGTCCATCTAAAATAGTAGCTTCTAATTATAAAACTAAATATGGTGTGCCAGCAATTTTCCCTGAAAAGTTTTTTTCTGAATTATTATTGATAGAGGAAGATAAAGGTGCAAAAGAGTTAATGAATAACAAAAATAATGATGTTATTTGCTCTGAATTTAAAACTAATTTAATTGATATTGATACAGAAGAAGATTTAATTCTTTTTAAAAAATCAATTTCAAAATAG
- a CDS encoding GAF domain-containing protein, giving the protein MKIKELSLVSNIDLPLELNISFQKVFTLFKKYANKDFEKHPFYASANEMVKIFEKNPELNTGFSDLSLVEKYSEQINLLLDPLFPEPLRLNEIKAATVPFSFTSLKYTDRLNNILENAGEDYEFKVRNFEDDSMYIMACTFILGFVYDFNIDIKRPFYFDIPDKTTGTMKYYRAAFNADFTEIIPTNKAPKLTQEDFKELLNNFDDVEIWKEKFPVNSYIFKGFGLLNLFDVTSEEMLSSIKANLLAGDDNLIFKLQNNLRDFYSIKDLKLGYSIFDNVNDKICETSISKANSIILSKDSEINCGDGYFCNRIIQKVFVNHETFTISDVEDYGVKTDKNPFYQTLHDSGIQSIIIIPIKATKNGDLALLEIASPKAYDLNSVNINKLKDIIPVFEAAVKRTSEERQNVLEATIQENYTSIHSAVKWRFYQAAEKYHVDSQTNDTAKLDEIIFDDVYPLFGQSDIKGSSDARNNAIQEDLTTQLTLAISVLKDACKTEKLPIYNELMFRVSTYLKDVNKGLSAGDEINILDFLKREIYPVFNHIKNINKTLANKVDIYTNRLDADLEVVYEKRKDYEDSVTLINDKLAKFIDKKQKQAQKMFPHYFERYKTDGVEYNMYIGQSITKSKVFNDLYLYNLRLWQLQITCEMENLAFYERKNMKQDLRVASLILVHSNAMAIKFRMDEKQFDVDGAYNIRYEIIKKRIDKSHIKGTEERLTVPGKIAIVYSQEKDALEYIKYIKFLQSKNQLGAIEFLDLEDLQGVSGLKALRVEVIYQKDFDETKTITLNDLIREIES; this is encoded by the coding sequence ATGAAAATCAAAGAATTGAGTTTAGTTTCTAATATTGACTTACCTCTAGAATTGAACATTTCTTTTCAAAAGGTTTTTACACTTTTTAAAAAATATGCCAATAAGGATTTTGAGAAACATCCATTTTATGCTTCGGCAAATGAAATGGTGAAGATTTTTGAAAAAAACCCAGAACTAAATACAGGTTTTTCAGACCTTTCATTAGTTGAAAAATACAGCGAACAAATAAACCTATTGTTAGACCCTTTATTTCCAGAACCTTTAAGGTTAAATGAAATAAAAGCAGCAACAGTTCCTTTTTCTTTTACATCTTTAAAATACACAGATCGTTTAAATAATATATTAGAAAATGCAGGTGAAGATTACGAGTTTAAAGTTCGTAATTTCGAAGATGACAGTATGTACATAATGGCATGTACATTTATTTTAGGATTCGTTTATGATTTTAATATAGACATAAAAAGACCATTTTATTTTGATATTCCAGATAAAACAACTGGAACAATGAAATATTACAGAGCTGCATTTAACGCAGATTTTACTGAAATTATTCCAACAAATAAAGCACCAAAATTAACACAAGAAGATTTTAAAGAGTTGCTAAATAATTTTGATGACGTTGAAATTTGGAAAGAGAAATTTCCTGTTAATAGTTATATTTTTAAAGGATTTGGGCTTTTAAACTTGTTCGACGTAACATCTGAAGAAATGCTGTCTTCCATAAAAGCTAATTTATTAGCTGGTGATGACAACCTAATTTTTAAACTTCAAAATAATTTAAGAGATTTTTATAGTATTAAAGATTTAAAATTAGGGTATTCTATTTTTGATAACGTAAATGATAAAATTTGCGAAACTTCTATTAGTAAAGCCAACAGTATTATTCTTTCTAAAGACAGCGAAATCAATTGTGGTGATGGATATTTCTGTAACAGAATAATTCAAAAGGTTTTTGTTAACCATGAAACATTTACAATTTCAGATGTAGAAGATTATGGTGTAAAAACCGATAAAAATCCTTTTTACCAAACTTTACATGATTCTGGTATACAAAGCATTATCATCATCCCTATTAAAGCTACTAAAAATGGAGATTTAGCATTGTTAGAAATTGCTTCTCCAAAAGCGTATGATTTGAATTCAGTAAATATCAACAAATTAAAAGATATTATTCCTGTTTTTGAAGCTGCAGTAAAAAGAACTTCAGAAGAACGTCAGAATGTTTTAGAAGCTACAATTCAAGAAAATTACACATCAATACATAGTGCTGTAAAATGGCGTTTTTATCAAGCTGCAGAAAAATATCATGTAGATTCACAAACAAATGATACTGCAAAATTAGATGAAATTATATTTGATGATGTCTATCCTTTATTTGGTCAAAGTGATATAAAAGGATCTTCTGACGCAAGAAACAATGCTATACAAGAAGACTTAACAACACAACTTACATTAGCAATTTCTGTATTAAAAGATGCTTGTAAAACAGAAAAATTACCTATTTATAACGAATTAATGTTTAGGGTTTCTACGTACTTAAAAGATGTAAACAAAGGTTTAAGTGCTGGAGATGAAATAAATATTTTAGACTTTTTAAAAAGAGAAATATATCCTGTTTTTAATCATATTAAAAACATAAATAAAACACTTGCCAACAAAGTAGACATTTATACAAATCGTTTAGATGCAGATTTAGAAGTAGTTTATGAAAAAAGAAAAGACTATGAAGATAGTGTTACTCTTATAAATGATAAACTGGCAAAATTTATTGATAAAAAACAAAAACAGGCTCAAAAAATGTTTCCTCATTATTTTGAGAGATATAAAACAGACGGTGTTGAGTACAATATGTACATTGGGCAATCTATTACAAAAAGTAAAGTTTTTAATGATTTGTATTTGTACAACTTACGTTTGTGGCAATTGCAAATAACTTGTGAGATGGAAAATCTTGCTTTTTATGAGCGAAAAAACATGAAACAAGATTTACGTGTAGCTTCTTTAATTTTGGTGCATAGCAATGCTATGGCAATAAAATTTAGAATGGATGAAAAACAGTTTGATGTAGATGGTGCTTACAATATTAGATATGAGATTATAAAAAAGCGTATAGACAAATCTCACATAAAAGGAACTGAAGAACGTTTAACAGTTCCTGGTAAAATTGCAATTGTATATTCTCAAGAAAAAGATGCTTTAGAATATATTAAATATATAAAATTCTTACAATCTAAAAATCAATTAGGGGCTATAGAATTTTTAGATTTAGAAGACCTACAAGGTGTTTCTGGTTTAAAAGCTTTGCGTGTAGAAGTTATTTATCAAAAAGATTTTGATGAAACAAAAACAATTACTTTAAATGATTTAATAAGAGAAATAGAATCTTAA
- a CDS encoding XdhC family protein, with translation MIHEIHEIIQQAIISQEKGLKNVLASVVHLEGSSYRKPGVRMLISEDLSSVGAVSGGCVEKEIIHRAKSVFSNKKAKIITYDGRYRLGCEGVLYILIEPFSISKLFLNEFLNAKKNRETIKIDSIFLKKDETFGNFGSYVTFKNKRQFTFNDSFDFQIKNEAITFTKTLQPAFKLIIIGGEHDAVKLCKIASNLGWEIDVVTSIKDPKNKADFPGANSVIGETPETIQFKNISTNSAVVIMNHSYVQDLKYVINLSKHNPKYIGILGAPNRRERLFNELFELVPDLSEDFLDLIYTPAGLHIGAQTPEEIAVSIVAEILSVVRKKEPFSLRNLNGKINN, from the coding sequence ATGATTCATGAAATCCATGAAATAATACAACAAGCCATCATTAGTCAAGAAAAAGGATTAAAAAATGTGCTTGCTTCTGTTGTACATTTAGAAGGTTCATCTTATAGAAAACCTGGCGTTAGAATGTTAATTTCTGAAGATTTAAGTTCAGTAGGTGCTGTTAGTGGTGGTTGCGTAGAAAAAGAAATTATACACAGAGCAAAAAGTGTTTTTTCTAACAAAAAAGCAAAAATAATTACTTATGATGGTAGGTATAGACTAGGTTGCGAAGGTGTTTTATACATTTTAATTGAACCTTTTTCAATCTCAAAATTATTTTTAAATGAATTTTTAAATGCAAAAAAAAACAGAGAAACTATTAAAATTGACTCGATTTTCTTAAAAAAGGATGAAACTTTCGGAAACTTTGGTTCTTATGTTACTTTTAAAAATAAACGTCAATTTACATTTAATGATTCTTTTGATTTTCAAATCAAAAATGAAGCAATAACTTTTACTAAAACCCTACAACCTGCTTTTAAGTTGATAATTATTGGTGGTGAACATGATGCTGTGAAATTATGTAAGATTGCCTCAAATTTAGGTTGGGAAATAGATGTAGTTACCTCTATAAAAGACCCAAAAAATAAAGCTGATTTTCCAGGAGCAAATTCTGTAATCGGTGAAACTCCAGAAACAATTCAGTTCAAAAACATAAGTACAAATTCTGCAGTTGTAATTATGAATCATAGTTATGTACAAGACTTGAAATATGTAATTAATTTATCTAAACATAATCCAAAATATATTGGAATTTTAGGAGCACCAAATAGAAGAGAACGTTTATTTAATGAGCTTTTTGAATTAGTTCCAGATCTTTCAGAAGATTTTTTAGACCTTATTTACACTCCTGCAGGTTTACATATTGGTGCCCAAACTCCAGAAGAAATTGCAGTTTCTATAGTTGCTGAAATCTTATCTGTAGTTAGAAAAAAAGAACCTTTTTCTTTAAGAAACTTGAATGGAAAAATTAATAATTGA
- a CDS encoding GTP-binding protein — translation MSDKKTLLIEKRNSELFLRPRFSIDLEENSEVIINRFSEAFKKEEISFRGSFVDGHVFISVAKEDEHFWSPQLHLEVLERPGNKSELKGLFGPKPQVWTLFMFIHFVIGISFLGFCVLLYTKLSLKESIIFPLIMMVFLPLFWILLYFLGKIGKDTGKSQMQELHDFMIEYI, via the coding sequence ATGAGCGATAAAAAGACACTTTTAATAGAGAAAAGAAATAGTGAACTTTTTTTAAGACCGCGTTTTTCAATTGATTTGGAAGAAAATTCTGAAGTGATCATAAATCGTTTTTCTGAAGCATTTAAAAAAGAAGAGATATCTTTTAGAGGAAGTTTTGTAGATGGCCACGTTTTTATAAGTGTTGCCAAAGAGGACGAACATTTTTGGTCGCCACAATTACATTTAGAAGTTTTAGAAAGACCTGGAAATAAATCTGAATTAAAAGGTTTATTTGGTCCTAAACCACAAGTTTGGACGCTTTTTATGTTTATACACTTTGTAATTGGAATTTCTTTTTTAGGATTTTGTGTTTTATTATACACAAAATTATCTCTAAAAGAATCAATTATTTTTCCGTTAATAATGATGGTGTTTCTTCCTCTATTTTGGATTTTACTTTACTTTTTAGGAAAAATAGGAAAAGATACAGGTAAATCTCAAATGCAAGAATTACATGATTTTATGATAGAATATATTTAA
- the era gene encoding GTPase Era, with protein sequence MTHKAGFVNIIGNPNVGKSTLMNALVGEKLSIITSKAQTTRHRILGIVNDENHQIVFSDTPGIIKPAYELQSSMMDFVKSAFEDADILIYMVEVGEKELKNEAFFNRIIHSEIPVILLLNKIDKSTQEEVEEKIEYWKTKVPNADVFVISALEGFNVSEVFEKIKELLPEGPAFYPKDQLTDKPERFFVNEKIREKILIHYKKEIPYSVEVETEEFTEEEHIVRIRSVIMVERETQKGIIIGHKGSAIKRVGAEARKDLEKFFEKKVFIELYVKVNKNWRSDKIQLKRFGYNQK encoded by the coding sequence ATGACACATAAAGCTGGTTTTGTAAATATTATTGGAAATCCTAATGTTGGTAAATCAACGTTAATGAACGCGTTAGTAGGTGAAAAACTTTCTATTATCACTTCTAAAGCACAAACAACAAGACATCGAATTTTAGGAATTGTAAATGACGAGAATCATCAAATTGTGTTTTCTGACACGCCAGGAATTATAAAACCTGCCTATGAATTGCAATCTTCTATGATGGATTTTGTAAAATCTGCTTTTGAAGATGCAGATATTCTAATTTATATGGTGGAAGTTGGTGAGAAAGAGCTTAAAAACGAAGCATTCTTCAATAGAATTATTCATAGTGAAATACCTGTTATACTATTATTGAATAAAATTGATAAATCTACGCAAGAAGAAGTAGAAGAAAAAATTGAATATTGGAAAACCAAAGTACCAAATGCAGATGTTTTTGTAATTTCTGCTTTAGAAGGTTTTAATGTTTCCGAAGTTTTCGAAAAAATAAAAGAATTATTACCAGAAGGTCCTGCTTTTTACCCGAAAGATCAATTAACAGACAAACCAGAACGCTTTTTTGTGAATGAAAAAATTAGAGAAAAAATATTAATTCATTACAAGAAAGAAATTCCATATTCTGTAGAAGTAGAAACGGAAGAGTTTACCGAAGAGGAACATATTGTTAGAATTCGTTCTGTAATTATGGTAGAAAGAGAAACTCAAAAAGGAATTATTATTGGTCATAAAGGTTCTGCCATAAAAAGGGTTGGTGCAGAAGCAAGAAAAGATTTAGAGAAATTTTTCGAGAAAAAAGTTTTTATAGAATTGTACGTTAAAGTAAATAAAAACTGGAGAAGCGATAAAATTCAGTTGAAACGTTTTGGTTATAATCAAAAATAA
- a CDS encoding Pycsar system effector family protein has product MSALLIAAEKHVFNLLNTELDTIYVYHNLAHTQRVVEKINELIENLEIDKSDSENLQIAAWFHDTGFVKGTENHEAESVKIATAFLESNKVTKKRIEAISNLILATKMGFEPTNDLEKIIIDADCAHLASKNFFDYTSLLRKEWELLGVKTQTNAEWIAGNIKFFTQHHRYYTEYALKNWTKSKGKNLAKLLKSQKKTKADNKKFKQKKEALDIKKNKSDVPERGVETMFRVALRNHITLSDIADTKANILLSVNAIIVSLALSNLLPKLDNPSNTHLFVPTIIFIVFTVASIILSILATRPNVTEGKFTREDVANKKVNLLFFGNFHQMELEDFEWGISEMMTDRDYLYGSLTKDLYFLGLVLNRKYKILRLTYTVFMIGIIASVIAFAISFSYQGMPI; this is encoded by the coding sequence ATGAGCGCACTATTGATTGCTGCTGAAAAGCATGTTTTTAATTTATTGAATACAGAATTAGATACTATTTACGTGTATCATAATTTGGCTCATACTCAAAGAGTAGTTGAAAAAATAAATGAGTTAATAGAAAATTTAGAAATTGATAAAAGCGATAGTGAAAACTTACAAATTGCTGCTTGGTTTCATGATACTGGTTTTGTAAAAGGAACAGAAAATCATGAAGCAGAAAGCGTTAAGATTGCTACAGCTTTTTTAGAAAGTAATAAAGTCACTAAAAAAAGAATTGAAGCAATTTCTAATTTAATTTTGGCAACCAAAATGGGTTTTGAGCCAACAAATGATTTAGAAAAAATTATTATTGACGCCGATTGTGCACATTTAGCTAGTAAAAACTTTTTTGATTATACTTCTCTTTTGAGAAAAGAGTGGGAACTTTTAGGTGTTAAAACTCAAACAAATGCAGAATGGATTGCAGGTAACATAAAATTTTTTACACAACACCACCGCTATTATACAGAATATGCTCTAAAAAATTGGACAAAATCTAAAGGTAAGAACCTTGCCAAATTGTTAAAGTCTCAAAAAAAGACAAAAGCAGATAACAAGAAGTTTAAGCAAAAGAAAGAAGCTTTAGATATAAAGAAAAATAAAAGTGATGTGCCAGAAAGAGGTGTAGAAACTATGTTTAGAGTTGCTTTAAGAAACCATATTACTTTAAGTGATATTGCAGATACTAAAGCAAATATTTTACTTTCGGTAAATGCAATTATTGTTTCTTTAGCTTTATCTAACTTATTACCAAAATTAGATAATCCATCCAATACACATCTATTTGTACCAACTATTATTTTTATAGTTTTTACAGTTGCGTCTATAATTTTATCAATTTTAGCAACAAGACCAAATGTTACAGAAGGTAAATTTACAAGAGAAGATGTGGCTAATAAAAAAGTAAATTTATTGTTTTTTGGTAATTTCCATCAAATGGAATTAGAAGATTTTGAGTGGGGAATTTCTGAAATGATGACAGATAGAGATTATTTATATGGTTCTCTAACTAAAGATTTATACTTTTTAGGCTTGGTTTTAAATAGAAAATACAAAATTTTAAGGCTTACGTATACAGTTTTTATGATTGGTATTATAGCTAGTGTAATTGCTTTTGCAATTTCTTTTTCTTACCAAGGAATGCCAATTTAA